Proteins encoded within one genomic window of Lagenorhynchus albirostris chromosome 9, mLagAlb1.1, whole genome shotgun sequence:
- the LOC132525298 gene encoding folate receptor alpha, with translation MAWRMTQLLLLALVAAARGAQPRVSQPRTDLLNVCMDAKHHKTKPGPEDKLHDQCSPWKKNACCSVNTSQEAHKDISYLYRFNWDHCGKMKPACKRHFIQDTCLYECSPNLGPWIQEVNQSWRKERFLNVPLCKEDCQSWWEDCRTSYTCKTNWHKGWNWTSGYNQCPVRAACHRFDFYFPTPAALCNEIWSHSYKVSNYGRGSGRCIQMWFDPAQGNPNEEVARFYAETTNFGAMPQGIGPHLLNLTQILQRWFLG, from the exons ATGGCCTGGCGGATGACACAGTTGCTGCTTCTGGCTTTGGTGGCTGCTGCACGGGGTGCGCAGCCCAGGGTTTCACAGCCCAGGACAGACCTGCTCAACGTCTGCATGGATGCCAAGCACCACAAGACAAAGCCAGGCCCTGAGGACAAGCTACATGACCAG TGCAGTCCCTGGAAGAAGAACGCCTGCTGCTCCGTCAACACCAGCCAAGAAGCCCATAAGGATATTTCCTACCTGTACAGATTCAACTGGGACCACTGTGGCAAGATGAAGCCTGCCTGCAAGCGCCACTTCATTCAGGACACCTGCCTCTACGAGTGCTCGCCTAACCTGGGGCCCTGGATCCAGGAG GTGAACCAGAGCTGGCGCAAAGAACGGTTCCTGAACGTGCCCCTCTGCAAAGAGGACTGTCAGAGCTGGTGGGAAGACTGCCGCACCTCCTACACCTGCAAGACCAACTGGCACAAGGGCTGGAACTGGACCTCAG GGTATAACCAGTGCCCAGTGAGAGCTGCCTGCCACCGCTTTGACTTCTACTTCCCCACGCCTGCTGCTCTGTGCAATGAAATCTGGAGTCACTCCTACAAAGTCAGCAACTATGGCCGGGGCAGCGGCCGCTGCATCCAGATGTGGTTCGACCCGGCCCAGGGCAACCCCAACGAGGAGGTGGCGAGGTTCTATGCTGAGACCACAAATTTTGGGGCCATGCCCCAGGGGATTGGACCTCACCTGCTCAACCTGACCCAGATACTGCAACGCTGGTTCCTTGGCTAA
- the LOC132525299 gene encoding folate receptor alpha-like → MAWKTTWLPFLLVGVAAVWTARPRTELLNVCMNAKHHKEKPGPEDKLHEQCSPWKKNACCSVNTSQEAHKDISYLYRFNWDHCGKMKPACKHHFIQDTCLYECSPNLGPWIQEVNQSWRKERFLNVPLCKEDCQSWWEDCRTSYTCKTNWHKGWNWTSGYNQCPVRAACHRFDFYFPTPAALCNEIWSHSYKVSNYGRGSGRCIQMWFDPAQGNPNEEVARFYAETMSGAGLHEAWPLRFGLVLMLLWLLN, encoded by the exons ATGGCCTGGAAGACAACGTGGCTACCGTTCCTTTTGGTAGGGGTGGCTGCCGTATGGACAGCCCGGCCCAGGACTGAGCTTCTCAATGTCTGCATGAATGCCAAGCACCATAAGGAAAAGCCAGGTCCCGAGGACAAGCTACATGAGCAG TGCAGTCCCTGGAAAAAGAACGCCTGCTGCTCTGTCAATACCAGCCAAGAAGCCCATAAGGATATTTCCTACCTGTACAGATTCAACTGGGACCACTGTGGCAAGATGAAGCCCGCCTGCAAGCACCACTTCATTCAGGACACCTGCCTCTACGAGTGCTCGCCTAACCTGGGGCCCTGGATCCAGGAG GTGAACCAGAGCTGGCGCAAAGAACGGTTCCTGAACGTGCCCCTCTGCAAAGAGGACTGTCAGAGCTGGTGGGAAGACTGCCGCACCTCCTACACCTGCAAGACCAACTGGCACAAGGGCTGGAACTGGACCTCAG GGTATAACCAGTGCCCAGTGAGAGCTGCCTGCCACCGCTTTGACTTCTACTTCCCCACGCCTGCTGCTCTGTGCAATGAAATCTGGAGTCACTCCTACAAAGTCAGCAACTATGGCCGGGGCAGCGGCCGCTGCATCCAGATGTGGTTCGACCCGGCCCAGGGCAACCCCAACGAGGAGGTGGCGAGGTTCTACGCTGAGACCATGAGTGGGGCTGGGCTCCATGAGGCCTGGCCTCTGCGTTTCGGCCTGGT